From one Salinimonas iocasae genomic stretch:
- a CDS encoding trimeric intracellular cation channel family protein, which translates to MDHYKLGTVTAVFGGLMRDVVARKVPLVMRCELYATACIAGGLVFAGLLHINTSYPWCVIASFTNTVSLRLCSFKWGWRILF; encoded by the coding sequence ATTGACCACTACAAACTAGGTACGGTTACCGCTGTGTTTGGTGGCTTAATGCGTGATGTAGTCGCGCGAAAAGTTCCCTTGGTAATGCGTTGTGAGCTTTATGCCACCGCATGTATTGCAGGCGGTCTAGTTTTTGCTGGACTACTCCATATCAATACGTCGTACCCGTGGTGCGTAATTGCATCATTTACTAACACAGTATCATTGCGTCTATGCTCTTTTAAGTGGGGATGGCGAATCCTATTTTAG
- a CDS encoding glycosyltransferase family 2 protein — protein sequence MTFSLVTLVKGRYQQLNNLLEAVSDSTRIPQEIIVVKMDDEAWQAPSNLNLHINVLKMSEQGLPLAKARNKGMAAATQENVVFLDIDCICSQTLFETLLSALSAQVVVSARARYLSHLPNHGNYARLFDKSVAHPKQQALPGNTAVCYKHFWSLVFAIRKTIFRRVGGFDEAFCGYGAEDTDFARRFDSAAISLIFIDDDILHQYHTKYSPPVNYTEDICANANLFKQKHGFFPMYGWLKTFEKMGLVAFSYDEEQVNFMRNATTKEKQACLSTSPY from the coding sequence ATGACATTTTCTCTGGTCACTCTGGTAAAGGGGCGCTATCAGCAACTTAATAATCTGTTGGAAGCAGTATCTGACAGCACCCGTATTCCGCAGGAAATTATTGTAGTTAAAATGGATGATGAAGCCTGGCAGGCTCCTTCGAACCTAAATCTGCATATCAATGTTCTTAAAATGAGCGAACAAGGGCTGCCTCTGGCAAAAGCGCGGAATAAGGGAATGGCCGCAGCTACACAGGAAAATGTTGTATTTTTAGATATAGACTGTATTTGCAGCCAAACCTTGTTTGAAACTTTGTTGTCTGCGCTGAGTGCTCAGGTGGTTGTCTCAGCCAGAGCCAGGTACCTCTCACACTTGCCGAATCATGGCAACTATGCGCGGTTATTTGATAAGAGCGTTGCGCACCCTAAACAGCAAGCGCTGCCGGGTAACACGGCAGTGTGTTATAAGCATTTCTGGTCGCTGGTTTTTGCCATCAGGAAAACCATATTTCGGCGTGTTGGTGGCTTTGATGAAGCGTTTTGCGGTTATGGAGCAGAGGACACAGACTTTGCGAGGCGTTTCGATTCGGCCGCTATTTCATTGATATTTATCGATGACGATATACTGCATCAGTATCATACGAAATATAGCCCACCGGTCAATTACACCGAAGATATCTGCGCAAATGCAAATTTGTTTAAACAAAAGCACGGTTTTTTCCCCATGTATGGCTGGCTGAAAACATTTGAGAAAATGGGGCTGGTAGCATTTAGCTACGATGAAGAGCAAGTAAACTTTATGCGCAATGCAACAACAAAAGAGAAGCAGGCGTGCTTGTCTACTTCTCCTTATTAA